One segment of Nostoc flagelliforme CCNUN1 DNA contains the following:
- a CDS encoding Hsp20/alpha crystallin family protein encodes MALIRWEPFREMEILRRQMDQLFSELTAAERGNSEISPSPRTAWVPAVELSDNGSEFVLRVEIPGVEAKNLDVQVTQDAVSIAGEHRYEKHSESNAKVHSEFRYGNFTRVVPLPSKVQNQQVKADMKDGILILTLPKLEQEQNKVFKVNLGHSQSPTASIEAGNGNAQPNIKSQETVQAT; translated from the coding sequence ATGGCACTCATTCGTTGGGAACCATTCCGTGAAATGGAGATTCTACGTCGTCAAATGGATCAACTCTTCTCTGAGCTTACAGCAGCCGAGCGCGGCAACTCTGAAATTTCTCCATCACCGAGAACAGCGTGGGTTCCTGCTGTTGAATTATCTGACAATGGTTCAGAGTTCGTATTAAGAGTTGAGATTCCAGGCGTGGAAGCTAAAAACCTGGATGTTCAAGTTACTCAAGATGCAGTTTCGATTGCTGGTGAGCATCGTTATGAAAAACATTCTGAATCCAACGCTAAAGTTCATTCTGAATTCCGGTATGGCAACTTTACTAGAGTAGTTCCTCTACCAAGCAAAGTTCAGAATCAACAAGTTAAGGCAGACATGAAAGATGGGATTTTAATTCTGACTTTACCTAAACTGGAGCAAGAGCAAAACAAGGTATTCAAAGTGAATTTAGGCCACTCTCAAAGTCCTACAGCTTCTATAGAGGCTGGGAATGGTAACGCACAACCCAACATTAAATCACAAGAAACCGTTCAAGCTACTTGA
- a CDS encoding CO2 hydration protein produces MTAIKTAIKLPPSKHEFSEVIHRLEAGGAMLPDTPENLMQIIGLYKAYAVPMDFYWRDLLYIAEREFLNPLPFFKYFLPKEYLELHNHYAGDDADLRIWRGEATAHPELLAFIEKGETFKMPKLLHHLFHDRINMEFAEACMRAMLWHRGMGGQFDPYLDSDEYKANADKAIKAYFQGNPVMLGLYKLFPDMFLEQCRQMSYYANLGLFWEIMAPVFFEMSDRYDEGTISSVPEAMSFLVNGIFAIAGRPIYHHVYIRGECYEIVPKSKGFMWLYEAALPYVEAVFYRTAPFRGTKSYNAQARQVPEDQKDFHYGILYADVFPVGTAGIPPTLLMQDMLHFLPSYLVDYYSQHCRGEEDMLIQLGVSFQRSMYCVTSAVIQALRTALLYPLDDQNPKHLQANRDFFEMQLNRFTRSDYNIRDAARLGSIQKQDYR; encoded by the coding sequence ATGACAGCAATTAAAACAGCAATTAAATTACCTCCTTCCAAACACGAATTTTCTGAAGTAATTCACCGCTTAGAAGCAGGCGGTGCAATGTTACCCGATACTCCAGAAAATTTGATGCAAATCATCGGTTTATACAAAGCTTATGCTGTGCCGATGGATTTTTACTGGCGTGACCTACTTTATATTGCTGAACGTGAATTTTTAAACCCGCTTCCCTTCTTCAAATACTTTTTACCCAAAGAGTATTTAGAACTGCATAATCATTATGCTGGTGATGATGCTGATTTGCGAATTTGGCGCGGCGAAGCTACTGCACATCCAGAACTTTTGGCATTTATTGAGAAAGGTGAAACTTTCAAAATGCCCAAGTTGTTGCATCACTTATTCCACGATCGCATTAACATGGAATTTGCGGAAGCTTGTATGCGGGCGATGTTGTGGCACAGAGGGATGGGTGGACAATTTGACCCTTACCTAGATTCAGACGAATACAAAGCCAACGCTGACAAGGCAATTAAAGCTTACTTCCAAGGGAACCCGGTAATGCTGGGGCTTTACAAGTTGTTCCCCGATATGTTTTTAGAACAGTGCCGCCAAATGTCATACTACGCTAATCTGGGCTTATTCTGGGAAATCATGGCTCCGGTGTTCTTTGAAATGTCCGATCGCTATGACGAAGGTACCATTAGCAGCGTCCCAGAGGCAATGAGTTTCTTAGTTAATGGTATATTTGCGATCGCAGGTCGTCCCATTTACCATCACGTTTATATTCGTGGCGAATGCTACGAAATTGTGCCCAAATCCAAAGGTTTCATGTGGCTATATGAAGCAGCATTACCTTATGTAGAAGCTGTTTTCTACCGCACCGCACCCTTCCGGGGGACAAAATCTTATAATGCTCAAGCGCGTCAAGTACCAGAAGACCAGAAAGACTTTCACTATGGCATTCTTTACGCTGATGTATTTCCAGTGGGTACTGCTGGCATTCCTCCCACATTATTAATGCAAGATATGTTGCATTTTTTGCCCTCATATCTTGTTGATTACTACAGCCAACATTGCCGGGGTGAAGAAGATATGTTGATTCAGTTGGGAGTTAGTTTTCAACGGTCAATGTACTGTGTAACTTCTGCGGTAATTCAAGCCTTGAGAACTGCACTTTTATATCCATTAGATGACCAAAATCCCAAGCATTTACAAGCCAATCGAGATTTTTTTGAGATGCAGCTAAATCGCTTTACTCGATCCGATTATAATATTCGTGATGCTGCTCGTTTAGGGAGTATTCAAAAGCAAGATTATAGATAA
- a CDS encoding NADH-quinone oxidoreductase subunit M translates to MLSVLIWLPIFAAIFIAILPVSIPKDRIRLAALVFSGIVLFWNLFILLKFDISNPGMQFKEYLPWNETLGLSYQIGVDGLSILMLVLNSLLTWISIYSSSKETERPRLFYSMILLVSGGVAGAFLAENLLLFFLFYELELIPFYLLISIWGGEKRGYAGIKFLIYTAVSGALILATFLGMVWLSGSTNFAFDAFSTENLSTAKQILLLAGIVLGFGIKIPLVPFHTWLPDAYVEASAPIAILLGGVLAKLGTYGLLRFGLGMFPHAWSIIAPTLATWGAVSAIYGAVIAIAQKDIKRMVAYSSVGHMGYILLAGAASTPLALVGAVAQMFSHGIILAILFHLVGVVEAKVGTRELDKLNGLMSPIRGLPLISALLVLGGMASAGIPGLTGFIAEFIVFQGSFSAFPIPTILCVVASGLTAVYFVILLNRTCFGKLDNFAYYPKVLWSEKIPALILAAFIIFLGVQPTWLVRWSESTTTTMVAAIPSLEKTVISEVALK, encoded by the coding sequence ATGTTAAGTGTATTGATTTGGCTTCCAATTTTCGCTGCCATTTTCATAGCAATATTACCTGTAAGTATCCCTAAAGATCGTATTCGTTTAGCAGCATTAGTTTTTTCTGGAATAGTTCTCTTTTGGAACCTTTTTATCCTACTAAAATTTGATATTAGCAATCCAGGAATGCAATTTAAAGAGTATTTACCCTGGAATGAAACCCTTGGATTGAGCTATCAAATAGGTGTTGATGGGCTTTCTATATTAATGCTGGTGTTAAATAGCCTGCTCACCTGGATTTCTATTTACAGCAGTAGTAAAGAAACTGAACGCCCTCGGCTGTTTTACTCCATGATTTTATTAGTTAGTGGAGGAGTCGCAGGTGCTTTCTTGGCTGAAAATCTACTACTATTCTTCCTGTTTTACGAACTAGAATTAATCCCCTTTTACTTACTAATTTCCATTTGGGGAGGAGAAAAACGGGGTTATGCTGGCATTAAATTCCTGATTTATACTGCTGTTTCAGGAGCATTAATTCTGGCAACATTCTTGGGTATGGTGTGGCTGAGTGGTTCTACCAATTTTGCTTTTGATGCATTCTCTACAGAAAACTTGTCAACAGCAAAACAAATCCTTTTACTAGCAGGGATAGTATTAGGTTTTGGTATTAAAATTCCCTTAGTTCCCTTCCATACTTGGCTACCGGATGCTTACGTTGAGGCTTCAGCACCAATTGCCATTCTTCTCGGTGGCGTGTTAGCAAAGCTGGGAACTTATGGACTACTGCGATTTGGTTTGGGTATGTTTCCCCATGCTTGGAGTATTATTGCACCGACTCTGGCAACTTGGGGAGCGGTCAGCGCTATTTATGGAGCAGTAATTGCGATCGCTCAAAAAGATATCAAGCGCATGGTAGCATACAGTTCCGTCGGTCACATGGGCTATATCTTGCTAGCTGGTGCTGCTAGTACTCCCTTAGCACTTGTGGGTGCAGTCGCCCAAATGTTTAGCCACGGTATCATCCTGGCAATTCTTTTCCACTTGGTAGGAGTCGTGGAAGCGAAAGTCGGAACGCGCGAGTTAGATAAACTCAATGGTTTGATGAGTCCCATACGCGGCTTACCTCTAATTAGTGCCTTACTAGTTTTAGGTGGAATGGCTAGTGCTGGTATTCCCGGTTTAACAGGATTCATCGCCGAATTTATCGTCTTTCAAGGTAGTTTCTCTGCCTTTCCCATTCCGACAATTTTGTGTGTAGTAGCTAGTGGATTAACCGCAGTTTATTTTGTCATCCTCCTCAACCGCACTTGTTTTGGCAAACTCGATAACTTCGCCTACTATCCCAAAGTTCTTTGGTCTGAGAAAATACCAGCTTTAATTTTGGCAGCTTTTATCATCTTTTTGGGAGTACAACCCACTTGGTTAGTGCGTTGGAGTGAATCCACAACTACAACAATGGTGGCTGCAATTCCTTCCTTAGAAAAAACCGTAATCTCTGAAGTCGCACTGAAATAG
- a CDS encoding Rieske (2Fe-2S) protein, producing the protein MSWTKVLAVEALSPGTRQVVKVGNRKILVLNHENQLYAVDNNCPHLKLPLKSGKITEDGAIVCTFHRSAFDLRTGEVQGWCAWPPGVGKVLSMVSPQKALPVFPIRVEEGSIWVDVQEE; encoded by the coding sequence ATGAGTTGGACTAAAGTTCTTGCAGTAGAAGCACTTTCCCCAGGTACGCGACAAGTGGTGAAAGTTGGCAACCGGAAAATTCTGGTTTTGAACCACGAAAATCAGCTTTATGCTGTAGACAATAACTGTCCCCACTTAAAATTACCGTTGAAAAGTGGAAAAATCACTGAAGATGGGGCAATAGTTTGTACCTTCCATCGTAGTGCTTTTGATCTGCGGACTGGTGAAGTACAAGGCTGGTGTGCCTGGCCACCTGGTGTAGGTAAGGTACTCTCGATGGTTTCGCCACAAAAAGCATTGCCAGTATTTCCTATTCGTGTAGAAGAAGGTAGTATCTGGGTTGATGTTCAAGAGGAATAG
- a CDS encoding NAD(P)H-quinone oxidoreductase subunit F, protein MAQFLLETVWLVPCYALIGGLLAVPWSPGIIRKTGPRPAGYVNLVMTFLAFVHSAIALQATWNQPAQEVFIPWLSTAGLDLTIALEISSVSVGALVVIAGLNLLAQIYAIGYMEMDWGWGRFYSLLGLFEAGLCALVLCNNLFFSYVILEVLTLGTYLLVGLWFSQPLVVSGARDAFLTKRVGDLFLLMGVLALWPLAGTWSYPELAKWAATANVNPTTMALVGLALIAGPMGKCAQFPLHLWLDEAMEGPVPSTILRNSVVVASGAWVLIKLEPVLTISPIVSSAMVAIGVVTALGASLIAIAQIDLKRCQSYSVSAYMGLVFIAVGVQQYETALLLVLTHAISAALLVMSTGGIIWNSITQDVTQLGGLWTRRPISAIAFIVGTFGLIGFPPLGSFWALIKLADGLWETQPWLVGVIITVNALTAVSLTREFGLIFGGKATQMSQRSPEAHWPMILPMMILLGVSLHLPLVLQSLSLLPDWATLNKDVVLLLIWSSIFGCSITGVIYLGNIPKPIRLPWQGLQDLIAYDFYTPKLYKITIIFGVAKISQLADMIDRFVVDGIVNFVGLFSLLGGEGLKYSTSGQTQFYALTVLLGVGILGMWVTWQFWGIQFLNLIFQISTLG, encoded by the coding sequence ATGGCTCAGTTTCTACTTGAGACTGTTTGGCTAGTTCCGTGCTATGCCTTGATAGGTGGCTTGTTAGCCGTACCTTGGTCGCCGGGGATCATTCGGAAAACAGGGCCAAGACCGGCGGGTTATGTAAACTTGGTGATGACATTTTTGGCGTTTGTACATAGTGCGATCGCCTTACAAGCAACTTGGAATCAGCCAGCCCAAGAAGTATTTATTCCTTGGTTATCTACAGCTGGTTTAGACCTCACCATTGCTTTGGAAATATCCTCGGTGAGTGTCGGCGCTTTGGTTGTGATTGCTGGCTTGAATTTGCTGGCGCAAATTTATGCTATCGGTTACATGGAAATGGATTGGGGTTGGGGACGCTTCTATTCCTTATTAGGATTATTTGAAGCGGGACTATGTGCCCTTGTTCTGTGTAATAACTTGTTCTTCAGCTATGTAATTTTGGAAGTCCTGACGCTGGGAACCTACCTACTAGTCGGCTTATGGTTTAGCCAGCCGTTAGTAGTCTCAGGTGCGAGAGATGCTTTCTTAACTAAGCGGGTGGGAGACTTATTCTTACTGATGGGTGTGTTGGCACTATGGCCCCTCGCCGGAACTTGGAGTTATCCAGAACTAGCCAAGTGGGCGGCTACTGCTAACGTCAACCCGACAACAATGGCACTGGTAGGTTTAGCCTTAATTGCCGGGCCGATGGGTAAATGTGCCCAGTTCCCCCTGCATCTGTGGTTGGATGAAGCAATGGAAGGCCCTGTTCCCAGTACGATTTTGCGGAACTCGGTAGTAGTAGCTAGTGGTGCATGGGTACTGATTAAATTGGAACCAGTGTTAACTATCTCGCCCATAGTTTCCTCGGCTATGGTGGCCATTGGGGTAGTGACAGCGTTGGGTGCTTCTTTAATTGCGATCGCTCAAATTGATCTTAAACGCTGCCAATCCTATTCTGTCAGTGCCTACATGGGTTTAGTATTCATCGCCGTGGGAGTGCAACAATACGAAACGGCGCTATTGTTAGTACTCACCCATGCCATCTCAGCAGCATTGTTGGTGATGAGTACTGGCGGAATTATCTGGAATAGCATCACCCAAGACGTAACCCAATTAGGTGGATTGTGGACACGTCGCCCGATTTCAGCAATAGCCTTTATCGTCGGGACTTTCGGATTAATTGGTTTTCCACCCTTGGGTAGCTTTTGGGCGTTGATCAAACTAGCAGATGGCTTGTGGGAAACGCAACCTTGGTTAGTGGGAGTAATTATAACGGTAAATGCTTTGACAGCCGTGAGTTTAACCAGAGAATTCGGTTTAATTTTTGGCGGTAAAGCTACACAAATGAGTCAGCGATCGCCTGAAGCACACTGGCCGATGATTCTGCCAATGATGATTTTACTTGGCGTCAGTCTACATCTTCCTTTAGTGTTGCAAAGCTTATCACTTTTACCGGATTGGGCAACTCTCAATAAAGATGTCGTACTGCTTTTAATTTGGTCGAGTATTTTCGGTTGCAGTATCACTGGCGTGATTTATTTAGGCAATATTCCTAAACCGATTCGCCTCCCTTGGCAAGGTTTACAAGACTTAATCGCATACGACTTTTACACCCCCAAACTCTATAAAATAACCATAATTTTTGGAGTTGCCAAAATTTCCCAACTTGCCGATATGATTGACCGCTTTGTAGTCGATGGCATCGTTAATTTCGTTGGTTTATTTTCGCTATTAGGTGGCGAAGGTCTTAAATACAGCACCTCTGGACAAACCCAGTTTTATGCCTTAACCGTTCTTTTAGGAGTAGGTATTTTAGGAATGTGGGTAACTTGGCAATTTTGGGGAATACAGTTTTTAAACTTGATTTTCCAAATTTCGACACTTGGGTAG
- a CDS encoding carbonic anhydrase has product MSRLHPQFNFSRRSLFKFGAGAIGTGVLTAGLSSNLLAAEKKAPAEDEITPDKALQELLNGNERFVKRKRKNPNQTYSRLVEVAKGQNPFASVLGCADSRVPSEIVFDQGLGDLFVCRVAGNIATPEEIGSLEFGSLVLGSKVIMVVGHERCGAVDAAIKGAQVPGQIGSLLEAIKPSVESSKGKKGDKLENACKANVLAQIEKLKSSSVLSELIKAEKLKIVGGYYDLDTGKISLVS; this is encoded by the coding sequence ATGAGCAGATTACATCCCCAGTTCAATTTTTCCAGAAGAAGTTTATTCAAGTTTGGTGCAGGTGCGATCGGTACAGGTGTATTGACAGCCGGACTTAGCTCAAACTTACTTGCAGCCGAAAAAAAAGCCCCAGCAGAAGATGAGATTACTCCCGATAAGGCATTGCAAGAATTACTAAATGGGAATGAAAGATTTGTCAAAAGAAAACGTAAAAATCCCAACCAAACTTATTCACGTTTAGTTGAAGTTGCTAAAGGTCAAAATCCCTTTGCTTCTGTTCTCGGCTGTGCAGATTCACGAGTGCCTTCAGAGATTGTTTTTGACCAAGGACTTGGAGATTTATTTGTCTGCCGTGTAGCTGGTAATATAGCCACGCCAGAAGAAATTGGTAGCCTAGAATTTGGCAGCTTAGTATTAGGCTCCAAAGTCATTATGGTAGTGGGGCATGAAAGATGTGGTGCAGTAGATGCTGCAATCAAAGGCGCTCAAGTACCAGGACAAATTGGAAGTTTGCTTGAGGCAATTAAACCAAGCGTAGAAAGTTCAAAAGGAAAAAAAGGGGATAAGTTAGAAAACGCTTGTAAAGCAAATGTCTTAGCACAAATTGAAAAATTGAAATCATCGTCAGTTTTATCTGAGTTAATCAAGGCAGAAAAGCTGAAAATAGTCGGTGGTTATTACGATTTAGATACTGGGAAAATTAGCTTAGTTAGTTAG